GTCCACAAAATTTTTCCAGATAGTCATATAAAGACTGGAAATATTATCGGAAATAGAAAATTCTACCCGGTCCGTGGCACCTTGGGTCAGCAGATTGCTATAGTGGTGCCCAGCAGAGGCTTCATTGCCAGCAGCTACACAGATGCACGAGCGCCACCGTTCGGTCATGTTGTCAATATAGCCTTCGAAAAGAGAACTGCCGTCATGAGAGCCGTTATTGGTACCGTAGCTGATGTTGATGGATACCGGCATGTTAACTTCCTGAGCTTTAGCGTAAATGTATTTGATAGCTCGCATGATTTCCGTGGTTCGAGTAAAGGCAGCATGACCGGTATGGCCTAATTTCACCACAATGAGCGAGGCATTGGGGGCTACGCCTTTTTCTACAGAATCGGATCCCCGGCCGTTGCCCGCAGCGACGCCGGCTACAGCGGTCCCATGGCCTTCTGTATCCCGGCTGGGTACAAATTCATAGGGCGTATCGCTGGCTAGGGCTTCGTCAATTTGTGCTTTGGTATATTCTGAACCATTGCGGAAATCCATAGGTGGATTGCCGTCGATGGTTTGATCCCAAAGAAAAAGGATGCGAGTGCTTCCGTCTTGGTTTTGAAAATCGGAGTGGGTGTAGTCAATACCGGAATCAATGATACCGATGGCTACGCCGGCTCCGGTGAGGTTGAAAGAAGTAGGCCGCTGAACTTGAGAAATGCAAGCACTGTTCAAACTTTCTCGTAAAAAATAGGTGAGATTTTTTGGCAGCTCCACGTATTCTACTTCATTATATTGATAAAGCTTGGCCAGATTAGCCAGGGAAATGGTTAGAATGGCATAGTTCACATCTAAGATTTCCACAAAGGCGTCCAGCTCAGCGCCTACGGCCATGATATCCCCAGAGTATTTCACGATGACTTCCAGCATGTCTGAATCGCTGTACTGGTCAGAGGTAAAACGTGTCAGCTGATCAAGGGGTAGGAATGGCTGGTAGATCATAGACATTACCTTCCTTTCTAAAGCATATACATATTATATTGAAAGGGGGTGTAAAATATGAGACATTTTAATCGGTTTAAAAGCCAGCTGATTGATCAAGGGCAGCTGCAAATCAACGTCCGGGAAGAAAATCAGGTCAGGCCCATCGATAACGTAAAGGTGGAAGTCATCCGGAGGGCGGATTCCACTGTGGTGGAAGAGTTATACACCAATTCCTCGGGGCAGACGGAGACTCTGGAGCTGGCTGCGCCGCCCCTGGAATATTCTTTGACTCCGGAAAGCGGCAAGCCTTACAGTGAATATGACTTGGCAGTCAGTGCAGAGGGGTTTGAACCTGTTGAGATTGAAGGGGTGCAGATTTTGCCGGAGACCAAGTCTTTCCAGAATGTGCAGCTGAAACAGAGCCAGCAGCCGGATGAAGCCCAGCAGACGATTCTTATTGATGAGCATACGCTGTGGGGGATTTTTCCGCCAAAGATTCCAGAAGATGAAGTGAAGCCGCTGCCTGACGCAGGGGGATTTATTGTGCTGCCTGAGCCAGTTATCCCAGAATTCATCGTGGTTCATCTGGGGGTACCAGCAGACTCGTCAGCGCAAAACGTGTGGGTACCTTTTAAAGATTACATAAAAAATGTAGCCAGCTCGGAGATCTATTCTACTTGGCCTCGGGAAACCATCACCGCTAATGTGTTGGCCATTCTCTCCTTTGTGCTGAATCGCGTGTACACAGAATGGTATAGAGGAAAGGGCTATGAATTTACGATTACCAATTCCACCGCATATGACCAGGCATTCTTCTATGGTCGGAACATCTTTCAGGAGATTTCCGATGTGGTAGATAATATTTTCAATATGTATATCACCCGACCAGGTATTCGTCAGCCGTTGTTTACCCAGTTCTGTGATGGGGTGCGGACAGTTTGTGAAAAGGGTATGGCACAGTGGGGATCTAAGGAACTGGGTGACCAGGGCTATGATCATCTGAGCATTTTACGCAATTATTATGGGTTTGACGTCTATTTGCAAGAGGCAACCCAGGTAGAAGGGGTTCCGCTGTCATTTCCAGGGGAAGCCTTGGCTCTGGGTTCTACGGGTCCGGCAGTACGGACCATTCAGACCCAGCTGAACGCTATCGCAAATAATTATCCAGCTATTCAGAAGGTTCGGGTGGACGGCGTCTACGGACCGGAGACTGCGGCGGCAGTGACGACATTTCAGCAAATTTTCAATTTGCCGCAGAAT
The genomic region above belongs to Aminipila butyrica and contains:
- a CDS encoding S8 family peptidase; protein product: MIYQPFLPLDQLTRFTSDQYSDSDMLEVIVKYSGDIMAVGAELDAFVEILDVNYAILTISLANLAKLYQYNEVEYVELPKNLTYFLRESLNSACISQVQRPTSFNLTGAGVAIGIIDSGIDYTHSDFQNQDGSTRILFLWDQTIDGNPPMDFRNGSEYTKAQIDEALASDTPYEFVPSRDTEGHGTAVAGVAAGNGRGSDSVEKGVAPNASLIVVKLGHTGHAAFTRTTEIMRAIKYIYAKAQEVNMPVSINISYGTNNGSHDGSSLFEGYIDNMTERWRSCICVAAGNEASAGHHYSNLLTQGATDRVEFSISDNISSLYMTIWKNFVDTMTFSVISPSGRSTGEISPFQRVTRFTMDGVLVSVLYGQPTHYNTAQEIYILFRGVSGPMPPGLWALSVRGLDITYGLFDIWLPPLEEVGQETDFLRPTVTNTITIPATAHQVISVGGYNSTLNSMADFSGQGTLRNIDFIKPDLVAPAVNILTTKAGGGYDRFTGTSVAAPFVTGSAALMMEWGLLQGNDPLLYGQRIKAFLWKGAERLPNLAYPNPVWGYGSLSLCDTMDLLVEYNQSGFALT
- a CDS encoding peptidoglycan-binding protein encodes the protein MRHFNRFKSQLIDQGQLQINVREENQVRPIDNVKVEVIRRADSTVVEELYTNSSGQTETLELAAPPLEYSLTPESGKPYSEYDLAVSAEGFEPVEIEGVQILPETKSFQNVQLKQSQQPDEAQQTILIDEHTLWGIFPPKIPEDEVKPLPDAGGFIVLPEPVIPEFIVVHLGVPADSSAQNVWVPFKDYIKNVASSEIYSTWPRETITANVLAILSFVLNRVYTEWYRGKGYEFTITNSTAYDQAFFYGRNIFQEISDVVDNIFNMYITRPGIRQPLFTQFCDGVRTVCEKGMAQWGSKELGDQGYDHLSILRNYYGFDVYLQEATQVEGVPLSFPGEALALGSTGPAVRTIQTQLNAIANNYPAIQKVRVDGVYGPETAAAVTTFQQIFNLPQNGVVDFATWYRISNIYVAVTRIAELSMRRGPDINQPYRY